The Polyangium aurulentum genomic interval TTCGTGACGTTCTGGCGCACGGCCAGCCCGATGCGCAAGCTGCTCGCGCTCTTTCTGGGCAGCACCGTATACGTGCTCCTCGAGCTCATCGCGGCCCCGCGCGTCTTCCCCTGCCAGGCGCTGCGCATGTTGCAGTGGCTCGGCTATGCGGTCGGCTCGCGCGAGGAGACCGAGCGCGCCGCGCGGCGCATGATGGAGCGCTGGCACGAGCAGTGGTCGGAGTGACAAGGGGTACTTCCCGGCCGAACCACGCGACCGAGCAACGCGGCGCGATCCGGATGACGAGGCCGCCCTTCCTGTGATAACGGGAAAGACGCCGGCCATGCGCACGACGTCATCATCTCCCGCATGGATCTTCGCGTTCGCCCTCGCCGCCGTCGCGTGCGGCGGGGTCGAGCCTCCCCGACGAGATTGCACCACCGTGATCTGGGCCAAGCCCGAGCGGGCGGGCAACGATCTCGCCGTCGAGGGGAGCTGGGATGGCTGGGGCGCGGCGCAGCCCCTCGAGCGGCGCGACGATGGATGGCACCTGTTGCCGCTCGATCTCGCGCCCGGAGAGTACGGCTATCGCATCGTCGAGGAGGGCAAGCCGCGGCTCGATCCGTTCAACGCCCTCACCACCTTCCGCGGCGAAGAGGAGGTTTCTCTCGCGGTCGCCGCGGATTGCGGCTCCCCCGCGCTGCGCGTCGACGAGGTCGCGGTCGACGGCGATCGGGTCACCGTGCGCGGCACCTTCCTCGCCACGCCCGAGGGCGGCGAGCTCGATCCGGCCTCGCTCGCCGCCGCGCTGCGGGACGGGACCTCGCTCGCGCTGGAGCACGCCTCCGCGGACGACGGCGCCTTCACGTTCACGGCCCGAGGTCTGCCGCGCGGAAAACACACGATCACGCTCACCGCCAGGGACACCGACGGCCTCGAAGCGCCCGCGTCCCGCGCCGTCGCCTGGGTCGAGCCGGCGGGTGCGTCGTGGCGGGGCGGGTTATTGTATCATTTGATGATCGACCGATTCCGCGGCGATGGCGGCGCGGCGCTCTCGCCTCCCCCGACGGCCGGCTCGCGCGCGGGGGGGACGCTCGACGGCGTGCGCGCGGAAATCGAGCGGGGCACCTTCGACGATCTCGGCGTCACGGCGATCTGGCTCTCGCCCGTGTACACCAATCCAATCGAGGCGCGCGAGGGGCGCGACGGGCGCCTCTACGAATCCTATCACGGCTACTGGCCGAGCGAGCCGCGCGAGGTCGAGCCGCGCATCGGCGGCGAGCCCGCCCTGCGCGCGCTGATCGAAGAGGCGCACCGCCACGGCATCCGCGTGATCTTCGACGTGGTCCCCAATCACGTGTACGAGTCGAGCCCGCGCTATCTCGAGAACAGAAATCGCGGCTGGTTCAACGACGGGCCGAACCAATGCGTGTGCGGCACGCCCGGCTGCGGCTGGGGCGAGAAGCTGCCCACCTGCTGGTTTGCCCCGTACATGCCCGACGTCCGCTACCAGACGCCGGAGGCGATGCGGGCCGCGGTGGACGACGTCGTCTTCTGGACCGACGAATTCGACGCCGATGGGGTGCGCATCGACGCCGTGCCCATGATGCCGCGCGCGGCGACGCGCCGCATGGTCCACGGGCTGCGCGAGAGCAAGGCCGGGGACGAGGCGCTCTTTTCGATTGGCGAGGTGTACACGGGCCCGGGACCGAAGGGGATCGACGAGATCCGGTTCTTCCTCGGCCCCTACGCGCTCGACGGCGCCTTCGATTTTCCGCTCATGTGGGCCACGCGCGACGTGTTCGCCGGGGACCGCGCGGGGTTTTCGGCCATCGAGAGCTCGATCGTGCAGACCGACGCGGCCATCCATGGCTCGGGCGCCGTGCTCGGCCGGATGCTCGACAATCACGACACGTCGCGGTTCATCTCGGATGCCTCGGGGGGCGCGTGGAACGATCCCTGGACGAACCCGCCGCCGCAGCCCTCGGACCCGGCGGCTTATGCGCGCACCCGGATGGCGCTCGCGTTCATCCTCACGCTCCCGGGATTGCCGGTGCTCTATCACGGCGACGAGCTCGCGCTCGCGGGCGCGGGCGACCCGGATTCGCGCCGGGTGATGCCCGATCCCTCGGCCGTCACGCCGGCGCAGGAGGAGGTGCGGGCGGTGGTCGCGCGCATCGGCAAGCTCAGGCGCTGCTCGGCGGCCTTGCAGGGGGGCGAGCGCGAGCCCATTGCGGTGGGCCCGGACGTCTATGCCTATCGTCGCGACGCGGGCGACGGGGACCCGGTGCTCGTCTTCTTCTCGAAGGCGAAGAGCCCGGTGAGCATCCCCGTGCCCACGGGCGCCGCGCCGCCGGGGGCTTATGTCGACGTCATGACCGGCGAATCGATCGAGATTGCCGCGAATGGCGCGGTCGCGCTCGAACCCCTCTCCTTCCGGGTCCTCCTCCCCGCGGGGAGCCCCTGCCATAACCCCTCACCTTGAAGTGGCCCCATGAACGCTCCCAAGACCGCCCTGTCCATTCTCGCCCTCTCGGGCCTGCTCCTCGCGCCCTTCGTCGGAGCCTCCTGCGGGGGCGACGACGAGCTGGAGGATTACGAGCCCCCCGGGGGCCTCGGTGGCTATGACCCCGGCGACGGAGGGCTCACGTCGGGCAGCAGCACCGGGACCGGCACGGGCTCCGGGGCGGGCAATCCAACGGGCGGAATGGGCGGCGGCGGCCCCATGCCGCCGATGTGCGACGACAGCCTGAAGCGCTGCCCGCACGCGTTCTCGTACAAGGGGAGCGACGTGCAGTCGGTGGAGATCCGCGGCGATTTCGCGCCGGGCGCCTGGGACACGGGCGTGGCCATGAAGCAGCAGGGCGACGAGTGGTCGGCGATCGTCGATATCCCTTACAACAAGCAGATCGTCTACAAGTTCCTGCTCAACGGCACCGACTGGATCACCGACCCGAACAACCTGAGCACGGTCGACGACGGGTTTGGCGGCAAGAACAGCGTCCTTTACCCGGAGCAGTGCGATGTTTTCACGTGCGCCGATCCGGTCCTGCCGCCGATGGGCAATTTCGACTGGCGTGACGGCGTCCTCTACTTCGTGTTCGTCGACAGATTCGTGGACGGCGACCCTTCGAACAACGGCAGCCCCAGCCCGGGCGTGGAGCCGCCGGCCGATTATCACGGAGGCGACTGGAAGGGCGTGATCGACAAGATCAACGCCGACTACTTCACCCAGCTCGGCGTGAACGTCCTGTGGTTGACCGTGCCTGCCAACAACCCCGCGCAGCCGGGCCAGGGCTCGGGCAACGATCCGCACAAGTACAGCGGCTATCACGGCTACTGGCCGCAGGACCTCGACAAGCCGGAGGAGCATTTCGGCTCGATGGCGGACCTGAAGGCGCTCGTCGACGCGGCGCACGCCAAGGGCATCAAGGTGATCATCGATTACGCGATGAACCACGTCCACGCGTCCGCGCCCGTCTACCAGCAGCACCCGGACTGGTTCTGGGCGAACGACAACGGCTCCGGGGGCGACTGCCTCTGCGGCGCGGGCTGCTCGTGGGAGGGCGCGCAGGGCGAGAAGTGCTGGTTCACGAGCTACCTGCCCGATTTCAACTTCCAGAACCCCGACGCGCGCAAGTATTCGATCGACAACGCCATGTGGTGGATCCAGGAGACCGGCGTCGACGGCTTCCGGCTGGATGCGGTGAAGCACATCGACATCCAGTGGCTGAAGGACCTGCGCGCGCGCGTGTCGACCGAGATCGAGCCCGTGACGAAGGAATACTTCTACACGGTGGGCGAGACGTTCACG includes:
- a CDS encoding alpha-amylase family glycosyl hydrolase — its product is MRTTSSSPAWIFAFALAAVACGGVEPPRRDCTTVIWAKPERAGNDLAVEGSWDGWGAAQPLERRDDGWHLLPLDLAPGEYGYRIVEEGKPRLDPFNALTTFRGEEEVSLAVAADCGSPALRVDEVAVDGDRVTVRGTFLATPEGGELDPASLAAALRDGTSLALEHASADDGAFTFTARGLPRGKHTITLTARDTDGLEAPASRAVAWVEPAGASWRGGLLYHLMIDRFRGDGGAALSPPPTAGSRAGGTLDGVRAEIERGTFDDLGVTAIWLSPVYTNPIEAREGRDGRLYESYHGYWPSEPREVEPRIGGEPALRALIEEAHRHGIRVIFDVVPNHVYESSPRYLENRNRGWFNDGPNQCVCGTPGCGWGEKLPTCWFAPYMPDVRYQTPEAMRAAVDDVVFWTDEFDADGVRIDAVPMMPRAATRRMVHGLRESKAGDEALFSIGEVYTGPGPKGIDEIRFFLGPYALDGAFDFPLMWATRDVFAGDRAGFSAIESSIVQTDAAIHGSGAVLGRMLDNHDTSRFISDASGGAWNDPWTNPPPQPSDPAAYARTRMALAFILTLPGLPVLYHGDELALAGAGDPDSRRVMPDPSAVTPAQEEVRAVVARIGKLRRCSAALQGGEREPIAVGPDVYAYRRDAGDGDPVLVFFSKAKSPVSIPVPTGAAPPGAYVDVMTGESIEIAANGAVALEPLSFRVLLPAGSPCHNPSP
- a CDS encoding alpha-amylase family glycosyl hydrolase; the protein is MNAPKTALSILALSGLLLAPFVGASCGGDDELEDYEPPGGLGGYDPGDGGLTSGSSTGTGTGSGAGNPTGGMGGGGPMPPMCDDSLKRCPHAFSYKGSDVQSVEIRGDFAPGAWDTGVAMKQQGDEWSAIVDIPYNKQIVYKFLLNGTDWITDPNNLSTVDDGFGGKNSVLYPEQCDVFTCADPVLPPMGNFDWRDGVLYFVFVDRFVDGDPSNNGSPSPGVEPPADYHGGDWKGVIDKINADYFTQLGVNVLWLTVPANNPAQPGQGSGNDPHKYSGYHGYWPQDLDKPEEHFGSMADLKALVDAAHAKGIKVIIDYAMNHVHASAPVYQQHPDWFWANDNGSGGDCLCGAGCSWEGAQGEKCWFTSYLPDFNFQNPDARKYSIDNAMWWIQETGVDGFRLDAVKHIDIQWLKDLRARVSTEIEPVTKEYFYTVGETFTGDKGLIAKYVNPQTMLGGQFDFPLRMQLAYSVLMRKGTMQELELFLKSNDVYGGGIMSTFIGNHDIPRPIHLAQDVPLWDNQWTDGKDKSWNNTPGLPAEKSAFERLANAFTLLYTTKGIPLIYYGDEVGMPGAGDPDNRRPMQWSNYSAGQTFLRGHLEKLGQIRKEHPALRRGSWQALWATADTMAYQMSGEGETVYVAINRGDGQGSVSGLPSGALKDLVSGATVNGPTVNLPARTSMILVP